From the genome of Apis cerana isolate GH-2021 linkage group LG15, AcerK_1.0, whole genome shotgun sequence:
TTTTCATATACATGTTCAGcactttttctataaattataaaagctgGTACTACCACAAAACTAAATGGAATAATTGGAGATAAAACTGATGTTCCCTGAAacggaataaatattatgaagataataataattacacaaaaaaaatattcaaatcagtaatatatttacgaatacctaattttaaatacctaactaaaatttaatatttaagcatctatttataaatataattataaattataaattatatttataaatataaatatttataaatatacatatttaataaattaataaaaaaattacataataaatttaaaaaggacaaattttattatttaaaaatagaatatgtaattaaatattttatacacaaaAAATAGTTactgtacaaaaattttttctattttatatgcaaGAAATAGttactttcaaaaaattttatgtatacaatatacatttcattgaaattttacatctttattacaaagttatatactttacataataaatcaattaaaattatcagtttcaacatttttattatatatttaaatataaaatataaatctttcaagAAATCTCTAAAGAAGCATCTATTTACAAtagtacaaaattatattaaaaatttataaaaattagaaaattaaagaagataatttaatttattactatatatatttttagcataatacataataataaagttataatacACAGTAAAAAATTAGTTGCAATAAAAGTAGTTAAGCATGTACTAACTAAAATtactgtattaattttataaaataatatatatacttttaatagtGCATGCAGATTTATAAAGTAATAGTGCATAGAAATTGATGAATAGGAATATAAAATGGAAGATATGTatgatattctaatatatattcttatatatttaggaAAAGGTGTTAACCAaagtgaaaacaaaaatacagtAAACAGTTCTGTGTGATGCTCTTGCAAAATTTAGACccatacaaataatttaatgagtaacattaaacatttttcttatattataattaattatatacaatcctataattataattgattcatttttaatttaaacaaagataataattatataaaatatttttaacattattaattttttgaattactgATATAtggtatgatatatatatatatatatatatatatatatatatatatatatatatatatatattatatattatatataaataaatataataatatatatttattttatgtcaatatcaaatatataaaataccaaATTctgtgtataatttaaaaaataaatttgtttaaaagtaaatttgttttttataacatgGGCCTAGATTAAAGTAAAATGCAAAGTGCACTACACGatgattttattacttttgaaCTGACTTACTGCGACGGTGGAGCCATTTTTTCCGACACCACCGGCAAGAATGACGGAAATGCTGCTTTGTGCAAGTAAAATAGCGATGCCCACAGCAGCCCATAATGGAAACACCTTGACCTCTGTGCCAGTATATGGCAACTGTGCAAGCGATACGAAAAATCTTtctattagtaatttttaaatatttttaatttctttttcatcattGATGAAAAGAACTTCTTGCTCttgaaacaatttcaaatcttcaaaacatatttaaataattttcattatctcaCAAAAATAgtcaattaaaatcaatcaattagaAACTTTGGagttttctaatttcatatcaaacttacttataaataacttaatctaaaaattcaaataaattcattttatattttttataaacaaaatctttaaatctttaaattaaaaaattaatttcttttttattaatttttgtataaattaatttgcttgaattttactttatttttaaaaattatattattattgtataagattgacaattatttgtacgaaaatatttctggaataaataattaatatcctaaaaaatatagttataaacacttaaataaaataaaagataaaattccataaaaaaaattatattttagaataatattagaatataagccatattttttcataatacatcatacaaatatcttatattatgataaaataatgtgcatatagattataaagtaaaatttagtaATGcagaaactattttttaacatgaataataataactgaaTAGACTAGATAGGCaagcaaaataaaagaagaaagaccACTATAGTgatgtagatatatataaaaatttacatatatatatatatataactgacgagtttgaatttttaaaacttactGCAATCGTGGAACCGTTCTTTCCAATCCCACCAGATTCAAAGACTTTACAGAATTCAAGGAATACATGAATGTAGCCTGCATAAAATAACACTGCTACGTAGTTACTGATTGTGCCTACACCAAGCACTGGTATCTAAACAAATGTACAAAATCTCTctcgttataaatattatagaaatataattaaaatttatcctatatttattttatattttttaaattattcgtaatttttcaacataaaaTAGTTCCATTAGTGGCTCAGTATATAATACAGAATAGTAGaatagtaaattaaattattgggCACAAGGGAgccagaaaatataaataacaaattcttCATTTCTTATAAGTTTCtacattcatataatataaatgtttatattataataatttgtgattaagatgaaaaattgtattttgaatcaatggattatgattatgataaattttatgaatgtaatttttatatgaagatATTTGCTTACTGTTTGAAgctaatgcaaattttttaatattaattttatttcattttaaaagatattaagatattattaaaatattatgttatgataataaatatatatatttacatcacattatttaatatttttttgatagaaattgtttcaaaagcacaattttaaatattaaacataagtTGAATTaagtagaaattattttttataaatagaaagtatatattttttataaatacaataaaacaattcttaaaatataatttttattatgatagatttagtattatatgattatatattctttattatacagtaatattttttattatactgtaGACCataatttgagaaatatttgaaattaaagagattatataattcaaaataaaacaaaaatcaaaaataacaaaattacgaTGAGGAAATTGTTTTGTCTCAATTGCAATTTTgttattcttaattctttatttaaattattttgcgcTATAGAATTTCTCTGATTTCTTTCATACTACAAATTTTGGTTtactgtatatattttttatgagaatATAACAAACTGTAAgtacaaatacaaattatgatgtatttatgataaataatgatatgatgcaggaagataaaaaagaaatggaataaatgAAGGGGAATAAGTGAGTAATGagtaagaaatttagaaataaaatgcatGTTACTATAAGTCTCATAGCAAAAAAGGTAATTTCAGCACTGCTCCTCATGCCATGCTGCTCCCATTTCcatatttctaaaaacaaaAGTCTAATTGACTAACTTACAGCCACAGTTGAACCATTCTTGCCCACTCCTCCGGTGAAAATCACCGAAAAGATAGAATATAAGTTTGCCACTGCACAAATTACTGTCATAACTCCTATTAAATACTTAAACATAAAACCATCTATGTATGGTATCTGTAAGAAATAATCTCGTTAGACTCATGCAGAaatactttcaaattttttataaacatgagtcttgagataaaaaatgatgaatttatcaaaaactttaatttttattcatataatcaaTAGTTAAATTAAAGAGTAATTAgctaacattttaattataataatttatttctatattatttatctttaattaataaattgatgaaatgaaTAGATGAaacataaacaaataatataacatacatacaaaattatgataacaAAGGTAACAAAAATTGGACAACATTTGATGAAGGTTCAAATGGAAAatcatgatataaataaatgtaaaaaattaaatttatgttcttaatatcttacaaaaattcatattttataatattgaatatttacaaactctattactaaattttaaaagtaaattaatattattagataaatttaatattaaaaaagttcatatttatttaaaaaactaaaaataaaaataaaaataaaacaaaacaaatattttatgataatcaattatttaattaagatttgcaaaatgtttcaatattattaatttcattaataaattattattaatttcaataataaataaattagccAAACATTCTTCaagtacaatatattattaaaatatatttgatatatcttaTTGAttgacataaaataatttaaaataaaattaaaaatattattaaaatagatacaaCCTCCATCATCCATATTTTGGGTCCAAAAATTGCAGAAATgagatgaattattataatggtaAATTGTGCTTCTGTAACATCTATTTTGCCAAATCTTAAAGaacctaattaaaaataattacattataatataaacaacaattttgaaaattattaatatctatgaacaagaaaaaaattttttacctgAAACATATGTTTGCCAATGAGCACAATAAAAAAGTGTCATAGCacaaaaacattgaaaaaacatCCATGTTGGATAATATCCTAATTGCACTGCTATACATGCTGATAAAgcaataaaaactaaaaaaataaaaatattatttttttatttataacataataaatttaaaattacaatataatataaattataaaatacattttatgtttaaatattattttagtaaaaaaaatttatttagtaaaagtttatttagtaaaaaaaatatacaacatatcatttattatatatttaatatgaattttcaacaaaaattaaaatctcaaaaagttattaatttaacatacCAGTTGATATGGAATCACATCCATGATCAAATAATTCACCTAATGGTGTTGAAGTTCCTGTTCTTCTGGCTTGCTTACCATCTATGGCATCCAAACTTTGATAAATGAACAAACCAAGTGCACATAAAAAACATGCCCATCTAGGTGcctaagataatattaatttcattttattaataaattatttttttggataatatattacaaaatatatatataattttagaataaatatatatatatatgaatatttgataaatacaattatataattattatacatgagtacatttgataaatacaattatataattattatacattagtatatatttaataaaaatatagaaatatctacatttaaagaatataatcatttgtattttatcatatatatatatatatatatactatatatatatatatatactatatataaacataactaaaaatttatggaattaataaaattgaattaatatatataattcaaatattcatatattatatataaaatttgctttttattaataattttatattttataacgtaattgcatatatttattttttgtttatatctattctaatctcttttttacttttactgaataagtaataatgaataattatatattggctttttaaattcacaaaaacttcttatattttcacacggaaaaagattcaataaaatattaggttATGTAAACGATACCTCAGTTTTAGCATCAGGGCTGTAATACACAAGAACCAAAGTAGTTGCAATGTTGACGATTAGACCTACGATAGTGATTAAATTGGGTGCAAGCCAAAGAGGTACTTTGCTAACAAGCCAGTCCCACCAGGGTTGAAGAAATCCATCCAAAAGACTGCTTGTCGTACAGCTATATTTGTGTTCACTAAGACGTTTCAATTGTCCAGGCGATAGAagtttttccttataaaactGCATAATTCGACGTAGCCGAATTACTAAAAACACTaagaatgattataataattcaacaatCATTGATTCTACACAATACAAATGGCTAAACATAACAAGTAACTATTCGCGAATATATACGACATCTCTTTACATACTGATTTGAACCGGAACTACAAGCGAAGTCTACAAAATACTACGATTCTTCCGTATATGCAAATTGTTTTtagatcatatattaattattacattaataatatatattacattaaaaaataaatatcattagaaaaaaatcataaataaaaatataatattaaataacgatgattttttaatatattttattttcgaatatgatatattgaaactcgttatttaaaaatttcgcgcgAATCTTTACAATTGcttcatattttcttattaaaaaaaatcatttttattttttctaatatattatttttttgtttcataaaatatatctataattataaacatcttttacatatcttttaaatttttcacgttcTTAAGTTATCAAACAAAACAAACatgtaaataagtaataaatcatGGCGACACTCACTACTTCTacgagattatttaattttgttacaaataCCTGTATCAAAAGAATTCTTCCGactttaacatataaaaaatactatccaggtttattaatattttacataaaaataagattcatttatttatttacatcaaattttaaattataacctcacttttatttcataaaataaagaaatttttaatagttaataattaattattttgaaatgcattatatcataatagttaattctttaactatttttttttttaattattcgtatatggattttatgtttatcgtaaaatatgattacttttaatatttatataatattttatttattttattattgttgtaaaacttatttattattattataattattaataatatcaaattattatattattattatattaacataacataaagattaaatatttttagaaataaatataaaatatataaataaaaaattatttattatagtatcaAAATTATGGGAAATAAGAGTAGATGGATATCGTACTCGATATAAATTACCTTGGTTCAATTCATCATCAAACTATCAAGAAGAAATGCCtgaatatgatgaaaaaaaagaaaaaatggcaATTGGTAATTATATGGAATAAATATgcattatgataatatttttcattaattattatttattcttatattatctatgtaattttaatattttctttctatttttagatgtaatcaatgaaattaacaAACAAATAGCTACTAAATCGACTGGTCGCTTATTTGCAGTCATACATGTACTAGGAAAACAATTTAAAGTTACAGAAAGTGATATTATAGCCATTGAAGGTAATTGGCCACCTCAACCaggagatgaaataaaattagaaaaagtattattagtTGGCAGTAAAGATTTCACTCTTATTGGAAGACCTATTCTAAACAGAGAATTAATATCAGTTGATGCAATTGTAATACAAAAAACTTTGTCTCatacaataacaaattttaaaatgaaaaaaaggaaacaatatagaagattaaattgtaagattaatattattttataatataacaaaaatattttacaattattccatttaatatatttatctattttacagTTTATAGGATACATAGAACAATGCTAAGAATaacttctataaatataaatggagatattgataaaaagaaagaagttgAAGGTttagatagaatatattaattaataaataatataatgtaaaatgttaatgaataatgtacattattcaaatatattttttaatcattagtaataaaaatttgttattgtaaatttaaatatatttaaattaatataaaatataatggaagtaaaaaaatatagataatatgatatataaaaaatattaaacaaaatgctattaaatatattgttaaatacatattagaacaataaaattttaaaaatatttattataaaaaaagaatgataaaaaagaataaaatcccaagaataaaataaaagcatcagaaaaaatatacaaaaatgtttgaatGTATAATTTCATGATGTTTCGCGCATGCGTAGTATTATTAACAGAAAAGAGTGGGGATTATAAGTGAGCGAATGAGCGTTAGGGGAACAGTATGTTAGAATGAGTCAAACACTAAGGGTCGTTTGTGAATAGAAAGAagtaataatacaaaacaCAAATAAGAGAGATAGAATATTCGAATGACGTCATAAGCTGCAGTTTCAAGAAGGTTTAAACGAGAATACTAGTTTATTCTTTAGACTTGCAAttcacgataaaaattaatgccgataatttatatttatatcccaATCTCATGACATTTgcttataaattgaaattgctgCATAGAATGAATCaatgtttttctcttaataataTGCGAGAAcggtattaaataattcataataacgtaaaaataaactttcttcATCCGTATATTAGCGTCCAACGAATGTAAACGATTCCTATCGAGCTAAGAATTCGTGTTTtccattatatcaaaataacctAAGAGTgttgtgtattatatataattgaagaagATGGTGCTTTCAGAATGTTATGGATTTGTTAAATACTCATTAGTCTgcataaatcttatattttggGTAAGTATTCATAATtacatttcagaaattttaataactatagcaaaacaattgtttatgatttattgatatattttttctttatgctaTGTACTAATAAATTCACAAAATCattcaatatatgaaatttttatatttaatttggtttttaaaatttaattagcttaataaaaaaaataaaatcagtaaataaatattataattacaatactaATACTtagtaatgttatatttataatgatttaattgattaaaattattatatatcgtttaataataaaagatgtaatgtaattctcaaaataatataatttactaagCATATTGACTGTTAAGTAGATATACAATGTAATAATGTGACTATTACTtcaataaacttaaaaaatttttatgtgtttatttttataatttaatttttcaataaaaaaagaaaaatttgaataaaacttttatttcattttatttattacagaaatgaaaataaaaatgcaagaaaaaaagataaagaataaaaagaattaaataacgaactaaataatttctatgccaataattctatttaatttatcctttATAGCTGTTAACCTGGTGACCTGCAATTTATCTCAAATCGCGAACTTGTTTCAaagattataagaataaaatgactgagtttatatcataatcgattgaattaaaataatattatctaaaaattatgttattacaataattgcaataagACAATTCATTTAcgcaattttctttataaagatttaaaattattaatttgaacaaattacacaatattttttttattttatattttatataatgtaataattttattgtaaatttacttttaacaagacaaaattttttttatcattttttattcataaagatATCTTGAAATAAGatcttttacatatttacagagttatatgatgatattttttatacaataaataattttatataaatttatagatttttttataaattttataaaattataatattaatttatataattataaatattttatatatattcataaaaataagatattttttgcatataatatataaatatcgataaaaaaaatctaaaatgtgaattgcaataaatttttttattttaaaatgggataatggaataataaattttagaaattttttcttagtttGCTATTTtacaatct
Proteins encoded in this window:
- the LOC107998006 gene encoding cholinephosphotransferase 1 isoform X10, translated to MQFYKEKLLSPGQLKRLSEHKYSCTTSSLLDGFLQPWWDWLVSKVPLWLAPNLITIVGLIVNIATTLVLVYYSPDAKTEAPRWACFLCALGLFIYQSLDAIDGKQARRTGTSTPLGELFDHGCDSISTVFIALSACIAVQLGYYPTWMFFQCFCAMTLFYCAHWQTYVSGSLRFGKIDVTEAQFTIIIIHLISAIFGPKIWMMELPYTGTEVKVFPLWAAVGIAILLAQSSISVILAGGVGKNGSTVAGTSVLSPIIPFSFVVVPAFIIYRKSAEHVYENHPALYILAFGMVAAKVTNRLVVAHMTKNEMEYLDSSLIGPAMLFLNQYFNFFIKEYYVLWLCFIWVTLDLLRYSSQICLEICDYMKIKLFRIPLGDHRMSLVSNTAEKNVLFTVRTMVEREPLLDEDYHHGSDTTLDI
- the LOC107998006 gene encoding cholinephosphotransferase 1 isoform X6, producing the protein MQFYKEKLLSPGQLKRLSEHKYSCTTSSLLDGFLQPWWDWLVSKVPLWLAPNLITIVGLIVNIATTLVLVYYSPDAKTEAPRWACFLCALGLFIYQSLDAIDGKQARRTGTSTPLGELFDHGCDSISTVFIALSACIAVQLGYYPTWMFFQCFCAMTLFYCAHWQTYVSGSLRFGKIDVTEAQFTIIIIHLISAIFGPKIWMMEIPYIDGFMFKYLIGVMTVICAVANLYSIFSVIFTGGVGKNGSTVAIPVLGVGTISNYVAVLFYAGYIHVFLEFCKVFESGGIGKNGSTIAGTSVLSPIIPFSFVVVPAFIIYRKSAEHVYENHPALYILAFGMVAAKVTNRLVVAHMTKNEMEYLDSSLIGPAMLFLNQYFNFFIKEYYVLWLCFIWVTLDLLRYSSQICLEICDYMKIKLFRIPLGDHRMSLVSNTAEKNVRTMVEREPLLDEDYHHGSDTTLDI
- the LOC107998006 gene encoding choline/ethanolaminephosphotransferase 1 isoform X5; the encoded protein is MQFYKEKLLSPGQLKRLSEHKYSCTTSSLLDGFLQPWWDWLVSKVPLWLAPNLITIVGLIVNIATTLVLVYYSPDAKTEAPRWACFLCALGLFIYQSLDAIDGKQARRTGTSTPLGELFDHGCDSISTVFIALSACIAVQLGYYPTWMFFQCFCAMTLFYCAHWQTYVSGSLRFGKIDVTEAQFTIIIIHLISAIFGPKIWMMEIPYIDGFMFKYLIGVMTVICAVANLYSIFSVIFTGGVGKNGSTVALPYTGTEVKVFPLWAAVGIAILLAQSSISVILAGGVGKNGSTVAGTSVLSPIIPFSFVVVPAFIIYRKSAEHVYENHPALYILAFGMVAAKVTNRLVVAHMTKNEMEYLDSSLIGPAMLFLNQYFNFFIKEYYVLWLCFIWVTLDLLRYSSQICLEICDYMKIKLFRIPLGDHRMSLVSNTAEKNVLFTVRTMVEREPLLDEDYHHGSDTTLDI
- the LOC107998006 gene encoding cholinephosphotransferase 1 isoform X1; translated protein: MQFYKEKLLSPGQLKRLSEHKYSCTTSSLLDGFLQPWWDWLVSKVPLWLAPNLITIVGLIVNIATTLVLVYYSPDAKTEAPRWACFLCALGLFIYQSLDAIDGKQARRTGTSTPLGELFDHGCDSISTVFIALSACIAVQLGYYPTWMFFQCFCAMTLFYCAHWQTYVSGSLRFGKIDVTEAQFTIIIIHLISAIFGPKIWMMEIPYIDGFMFKYLIGVMTVICAVANLYSIFSVIFTGGVGKNGSTVAIPVLGVGTISNYVAVLFYAGYIHVFLEFCKVFESGGIGKNGSTIALPYTGTEVKVFPLWAAVGIAILLAQSSISVILAGGVGKNGSTVAGTSVLSPIIPFSFVVVPAFIIYRKSAEHVYENHPALYILAFGMVAAKVTNRLVVAHMTKNEMEYLDSSLIGPAMLFLNQYFNFFIKEYYVLWLCFIWVTLDLLRYSSQICLEICDYMKIKLFRIPLGDHRMSLVSNTAEKNVLFTVRTMVEREPLLDEDYHHGSDTTLDI
- the LOC107998006 gene encoding cholinephosphotransferase 1 isoform X2 is translated as MQFYKEKLLSPGQLKRLSEHKYSCTTSSLLDGFLQPWWDWLVSKVPLWLAPNLITIVGLIVNIATTLVLVYYSPDAKTEAPRWACFLCALGLFIYQSLDAIDGKQARRTGTSTPLGELFDHGCDSISTVFIALSACIAVQLGYYPTWMFFQCFCAMTLFYCAHWQTYVSGSLRFGKIDVTEAQFTIIIIHLISAIFGPKIWMMEIPYIDGFMFKYLIGVMTVICAVANLYSIFSVIFTGGVGKNGSTVAIPVLGVGTISNYVAVLFYAGYIHVFLEFCKVFESGGIGKNGSTIALPYTGTEVKVFPLWAAVGIAILLAQSSISVILAGGVGKNGSTVAGTSVLSPIIPFSFVVVPAFIIYRKSAEHVYENHPALYILAFGMVAAKVTNRLVVAHMTKNEMEYLDSSLIGPAMLFLNQYFNFFIKEYYVLWLCFIWVTLDLLRYSSQICLEICDYMKIKLFRIPLGDHRMSLVSNTAEKNVRTMVEREPLLDEDYHHGSDTTLDI
- the LOC107998006 gene encoding choline/ethanolaminephosphotransferase 1 isoform X11, whose product is MQFYKEKLLSPGQLKRLSEHKYSCTTSSLLDGFLQPWWDWLVSKVPLWLAPNLITIVGLIVNIATTLVLVYYSPDAKTEAPRWACFLCALGLFIYQSLDAIDGKQARRTGTSTPLGELFDHGCDSISTVFIALSACIAVQLGYYPTWMFFQCFCAMTLFYCAHWQTYVSGSLRFGKIDVTEAQFTIIIIHLISAIFGPKIWMMEIPYIDGFMFKYLIGVMTVICAVANLYSIFSVIFTGGVGKNGSTVAGTSVLSPIIPFSFVVVPAFIIYRKSAEHVYENHPALYILAFGMVAAKVTNRLVVAHMTKNEMEYLDSSLIGPAMLFLNQYFNFFIKEYYVLWLCFIWVTLDLLRYSSQICLEICDYMKIKLFRIPLGDHRMSLVSNTAEKNVRTMVEREPLLDEDYHHGSDTTLDI
- the LOC107998006 gene encoding choline/ethanolaminephosphotransferase 1 isoform X8, giving the protein MQFYKEKLLSPGQLKRLSEHKYSCTTSSLLDGFLQPWWDWLVSKVPLWLAPNLITIVGLIVNIATTLVLVYYSPDAKTEAPRWACFLCALGLFIYQSLDAIDGKQARRTGTSTPLGELFDHGCDSISTVFIALSACIAVQLGYYPTWMFFQCFCAMTLFYCAHWQTYVSGSLRFGKIDVTEAQFTIIIIHLISAIFGPKIWMMEIPYIDGFMFKYLIGVMTVICAVANLYSIFSVIFTGGVGKNGSTVAGTSVLSPIIPFSFVVVPAFIIYRKSAEHVYENHPALYILAFGMVAAKVTNRLVVAHMTKNEMEYLDSSLIGPAMLFLNQYFNFFIKEYYVLWLCFIWVTLDLLRYSSQICLEICDYMKIKLFRIPLGDHRMSLVSNTAEKNVLFTVRTMVEREPLLDEDYHHGSDTTLDI
- the LOC107998006 gene encoding cholinephosphotransferase 1 isoform X3, producing MQFYKEKLLSPGQLKRLSEHKYSCTTSSLLDGFLQPWWDWLVSKVPLWLAPNLITIVGLIVNIATTLVLVYYSPDAKTEAPRWACFLCALGLFIYQSLDAIDGKQARRTGTSTPLGELFDHGCDSISTVFIALSACIAVQLGYYPTWMFFQCFCAMTLFYCAHWQTYVSGSLRFGKIDVTEAQFTIIIIHLISAIFGPKIWMMEIPYIDGFMFKYLIGVMTVICAVANLYSIFSVIFTGGVGKNGSTVAIPVLGVGTISNYVAVLFYAGYIHVFLEFCKVFESGGIGKNGSTIAGTSVLSPIIPFSFVVVPAFIIYRKSAEHVYENHPALYILAFGMVAAKVTNRLVVAHMTKNEMEYLDSSLIGPAMLFLNQYFNFFIKEYYVLWLCFIWVTLDLLRYSSQICLEICDYMKIKLFRIPLGDHRMSLVSNTAEKNVLFTVRTMVEREPLLDEDYHHGSDTTLDI
- the LOC107998006 gene encoding cholinephosphotransferase 1 isoform X9 gives rise to the protein MQFYKEKLLSPGQLKRLSEHKYSCTTSSLLDGFLQPWWDWLVSKVPLWLAPNLITIVGLIVNIATTLVLVYYSPDAKTEAPRWACFLCALGLFIYQSLDAIDGKQARRTGTSTPLGELFDHGCDSISTVFIALSACIAVQLGYYPTWMFFQCFCAMTLFYCAHWQTYVSGSLRFGKIDVTEAQFTIIIIHLISAIFGPKIWMMEIPVLGVGTISNYVAVLFYAGYIHVFLEFCKVFESGGIGKNGSTIAGTSVLSPIIPFSFVVVPAFIIYRKSAEHVYENHPALYILAFGMVAAKVTNRLVVAHMTKNEMEYLDSSLIGPAMLFLNQYFNFFIKEYYVLWLCFIWVTLDLLRYSSQICLEICDYMKIKLFRIPLGDHRMSLVSNTAEKNVLFTVRTMVEREPLLDEDYHHGSDTTLDI
- the LOC107998006 gene encoding cholinephosphotransferase 1 isoform X4 yields the protein MQFYKEKLLSPGQLKRLSEHKYSCTTSSLLDGFLQPWWDWLVSKVPLWLAPNLITIVGLIVNIATTLVLVYYSPDAKTEAPRWACFLCALGLFIYQSLDAIDGKQARRTGTSTPLGELFDHGCDSISTVFIALSACIAVQLGYYPTWMFFQCFCAMTLFYCAHWQTYVSGSLRFGKIDVTEAQFTIIIIHLISAIFGPKIWMMEIPVLGVGTISNYVAVLFYAGYIHVFLEFCKVFESGGIGKNGSTIALPYTGTEVKVFPLWAAVGIAILLAQSSISVILAGGVGKNGSTVAGTSVLSPIIPFSFVVVPAFIIYRKSAEHVYENHPALYILAFGMVAAKVTNRLVVAHMTKNEMEYLDSSLIGPAMLFLNQYFNFFIKEYYVLWLCFIWVTLDLLRYSSQICLEICDYMKIKLFRIPLGDHRMSLVSNTAEKNVLFTVRTMVEREPLLDEDYHHGSDTTLDI
- the LOC107998006 gene encoding cholinephosphotransferase 1 isoform X12, which produces MQFYKEKLLSPGQLKRLSEHKYSCTTSSLLDGFLQPWWDWLVSKVPLWLAPNLITIVGLIVNIATTLVLVYYSPDAKTEAPRWACFLCALGLFIYQSLDAIDGKQARRTGTSTPLGELFDHGCDSISTVFIALSACIAVQLGYYPTWMFFQCFCAMTLFYCAHWQTYVSGSLRFGKIDVTEAQFTIIIIHLISAIFGPKIWMMEIPVLGVGTISNYVAVLFYAGYIHVFLEFCKVFESGGIGKNGSTIAGTSVLSPIIPFSFVVVPAFIIYRKSAEHVYENHPALYILAFGMVAAKVTNRLVVAHMTKNEMEYLDSSLIGPAMLFLNQYFNFFIKEYYVLWLCFIWVTLDLLRYSSQICLEICDYMKIKLFRIPLGDHRMSLVSNTAEKNVRTMVEREPLLDEDYHHGSDTTLDI